The proteins below come from a single Serratia ficaria genomic window:
- a CDS encoding integrase: MSDGRSNRKAKVIPFIDRLERDRKANTQALVDKAKLMKLEGFESVVWGNPVWQVNAGRLVKLTGKNAKTASFAFTLPPKLGSEPLRADWEEVAKALLILRYHRKHQSTPNQRNFVTAVGYISFAANQLGQDLARLTPEALDNACGLISKHYSDTTAYNLHKHVAEFAAHSDANGLCRVLLQYKYSKIARPASTGGLNHKRLDDPEVLETKSDKFVDPVVFRVIGELYLKIPKEHKYRLYILMLTLLACTGRRFSEISLLPLQEIKLDDEQNVFIQYFPRKASRGDLFTPIRNLYLPSEVVPIVRDVLGEALEATAVARITAEEMHRTKGPDLRFLYKIPEHKKLYIDDLLSIGVSHTVIGSTGWIRKEGLVWQDYGRVTKKGKMPNNPICYTNKEGVRAYCFRDFSEKSLRPLHIDQFGKEYYLKDLLFIRPLGLSSGSYAHWLATSCSQSMFTTFLRYFPALAAEYASSSIEVDFTSHHFRHTLNTLLDEGGLSDLLQTEWFGRTNPRDTKAYQHTSREKRALMLREDIKKGLVGGQLAEQIKVAPVAVQDAILKARIQAVHDVGTGICIHNFSQTPCERHLQCSADCKDYVWAKDDKGRLDEQKRQYALTALARKNAEKQLDSAKPKKSADWLAHNDKKLKTLAAQLADNGVEHFDPEEYLNEVEHG; the protein is encoded by the coding sequence ATGTCTGATGGTCGCTCGAATCGGAAGGCCAAGGTTATCCCCTTCATTGATCGTCTTGAGCGCGATAGAAAGGCAAATACCCAAGCCTTGGTCGATAAAGCTAAGCTAATGAAGTTGGAAGGGTTTGAGTCGGTTGTTTGGGGTAATCCTGTGTGGCAAGTCAATGCTGGCCGCCTAGTCAAACTTACGGGCAAAAACGCCAAAACAGCGTCGTTTGCTTTTACACTTCCCCCCAAACTCGGCTCTGAACCTCTACGTGCTGACTGGGAGGAGGTTGCCAAAGCATTATTGATTCTTCGATACCACAGAAAACACCAATCAACACCCAATCAGCGTAACTTCGTTACCGCTGTTGGATATATCTCATTTGCAGCTAACCAACTTGGGCAGGATCTAGCCAGACTCACGCCAGAAGCGCTAGACAATGCGTGTGGGTTAATTTCAAAACACTACAGCGACACCACGGCCTACAACCTTCACAAACATGTTGCAGAGTTCGCTGCACACTCTGATGCCAATGGTTTGTGCAGGGTTCTATTGCAGTACAAATATTCCAAGATAGCACGCCCTGCGAGCACAGGAGGACTGAATCATAAGCGGCTGGATGATCCTGAGGTTTTGGAAACAAAATCTGACAAATTTGTTGATCCTGTTGTGTTTCGAGTTATCGGCGAGCTCTATTTGAAAATTCCAAAAGAGCATAAATACAGATTGTATATCCTGATGTTGACTCTGCTTGCTTGCACAGGTCGCCGCTTTAGTGAAATTTCATTGCTTCCACTTCAAGAAATTAAATTGGATGATGAGCAAAATGTCTTCATACAATACTTCCCTAGGAAGGCAAGCCGTGGTGATCTATTTACGCCTATAAGAAATCTCTATTTGCCATCAGAGGTTGTGCCAATCGTTCGAGATGTGCTTGGTGAAGCACTTGAGGCAACAGCTGTGGCGAGAATAACAGCAGAAGAAATGCATCGTACTAAAGGACCTGACCTTCGTTTTCTGTATAAAATTCCAGAGCACAAGAAGCTATACATCGATGACTTGCTAAGTATAGGGGTAAGTCACACTGTGATTGGTTCTACTGGGTGGATCAGGAAGGAAGGGCTTGTTTGGCAGGACTATGGTCGTGTCACCAAGAAAGGAAAAATGCCAAATAACCCAATTTGTTACACAAACAAAGAGGGGGTCAGGGCCTATTGCTTTCGAGATTTTTCTGAAAAATCACTACGACCACTTCATATCGATCAGTTTGGTAAAGAATATTATCTAAAAGATCTTTTATTCATTCGTCCGCTGGGACTTTCTAGTGGGAGCTACGCTCATTGGCTGGCTACAAGCTGTAGCCAGTCCATGTTTACTACCTTTCTTCGCTATTTCCCTGCGCTTGCCGCCGAATACGCATCTAGCAGTATTGAGGTGGATTTTACCAGTCACCATTTCCGTCACACGCTTAATACCCTGCTTGATGAGGGCGGGTTAAGTGATTTGCTGCAAACCGAATGGTTTGGCCGAACCAACCCAAGGGATACCAAAGCCTATCAGCATACATCCCGCGAAAAACGAGCACTGATGCTCCGTGAAGACATCAAAAAAGGCTTGGTTGGAGGCCAGTTAGCTGAGCAAATCAAAGTAGCTCCGGTAGCAGTCCAGGATGCCATTCTGAAAGCGCGAATTCAGGCGGTGCATGATGTTGGTACGGGTATCTGCATTCACAACTTTTCTCAAACACCCTGCGAGCGGCATTTGCAATGTTCGGCGGACTGCAAAGACTACGTGTGGGCTAAGGATGATAAGGGTCGTCTGGACGAGCAGAAGCGCCAGTATGCCCTTACTGCGCTGGCGCGAAAAAATGCTGAAAAGCAGTTGGATAGTGCCAAGCCGAAAAAGAGTGCGGACTGGCTGGCACACAACGATAAAAAACTTAAAACACTGGCTGCCCAACTGGCCGACAACGGGGTTGAGCACTTTGATCCCGAAGAATATCTAAACGAGGTAGAGCATGGTTAA
- a CDS encoding integrating conjugative element protein has translation MKKVNFLLFGLSLVTTTALANLNVIADVGGEDASPYFEGINRQEGVQSSPIVPPAPASPAEAEAAALPVATPELTPGDVADRPLQLPGIGALFIVGDDDASRIWLQAHAEQLKSLHAAGLVVNVSNLPALQALRELAPGVPMAPASGSELARRLQLSNYPVLITDTGLSQQVTP, from the coding sequence ATGAAAAAAGTGAATTTTCTGCTGTTCGGCCTGAGTCTGGTGACCACCACGGCGCTGGCCAACCTGAACGTGATCGCCGATGTCGGTGGCGAAGATGCTTCGCCGTATTTTGAAGGTATCAACCGTCAGGAAGGCGTGCAATCGTCTCCGATCGTGCCGCCGGCTCCGGCATCGCCCGCTGAGGCCGAGGCGGCCGCGTTGCCTGTGGCAACGCCAGAACTTACGCCCGGCGATGTGGCTGACCGACCGCTGCAGTTACCGGGGATTGGCGCGCTGTTCATTGTGGGGGATGACGATGCCAGCCGCATCTGGCTGCAGGCGCACGCTGAACAACTCAAGTCCCTGCACGCCGCGGGACTCGTCGTTAACGTCAGCAACCTGCCTGCGCTGCAGGCGCTGCGTGAGCTGGCGCCGGGTGTACCGATGGCACCCGCATCCGGCAGTGAACTGGCGCGCCGGCTGCAGCTGTCGAATTACCCGGTACTCATCACTGATACCGGTTTGTCACAACAGGTCACGCCATGA
- a CDS encoding HTH domain-containing protein, with protein sequence MKFDLNEAIRDVLDFLKTHWKPSLAKYIIWPSMTVGLASLSVPIWIDIANWVLVHQNFFPGYQFPLAQPNYPLGASLIILSVLVYFLDVWLKKNNELPNQLTELPSQVAHEITKRMKSAGFNAQHLQDEKIEKLSHEITLLRFFGSFPKEEKATALAESIIDGELSGGTPQAKARALALLARYVCMGERVEQAKSWLSSSKKLCQTEEAVIAQAFFDAIGSNNVDAASGLLKTSSPSNYAAFFMITKTVEGNEAAFDWLDGSGLSVQDLDNDGKVVLVSALLSEHRWEKALGFVQAIGDESLSMSPALAQISAFTFLVNAIKATELRKIVMNSVPLAAERFPLADDSDSIVLRNRAVDLFKVCSELARRLGAEDVANMADNYGLWLELRNSETHEQAKAQLQSYFVSYTQKTLEYLPLAFAFGIDIDFESIEKEVNRQTALSYYNDPILGLARFVLAQTKKPVSAVVEYIVRHRVQMERAVNPIAISMFEIEALARSGLVDDAELLLKKIEGSGAPDAEVRNLQNIIESAKGEDPVALAISQYQQSKATNDLSHLVNLLERENVGDRYYSYCKELFDRTGQESDAIRVCNAASSLGKFSELHQFLSDRMDLVKISEGLQAHWAWSLFRKGDLSGAQQQIALLRQSKSQLTDLKALEINLAIFGGNWESLSVFVEDSWNSREELKVDDLLHAAQLAKAVLPGRARQIVEYCTGKNTEDPKVLAASYLTATMMGWENNQEASAWLNKAMALSNDNGPLHRASFDDLKEMMSEARERNERVYKAYYDGDSPIFTVAEILNRTMSDFYLVQPQENKSAKDIRRKNLVPIFSGTRPVQIIVGKTIAIDASSAMVMENIGVLHYLLDCFESIVIPHSFMRWLFEEKQKVAFHQPSQIEKAKYFERMVSNGRISVFHPKTINNPGLVLDVGDELAYMLEEAHASPKNELQALVVCSNPVYKVGGSFREVEADLSSFHHSLISCTQLIKKLESLAVITEAQCVKALNYLRQHEKEWPTDIEVASGARLYLDSLSITYLMTVEMLDKLSDAGFDLYVFKGERDRYRSLVNYDSIIEQADSKIENIRKILSNGLMSGKVLLAEMPLNREQVASSKNNYARPTEELFEALKICDTALIDDRFMNKYQNITFDGRTAPIYTSLDFIETLHHKGIISQEQKLDARTSLREFGFEFVGISAEELEYHLNHSVISNGEFKPTKQLRLIRENLLLIRISGLVQLPRDAQWLHETMKMIAETIMAQWSADIPLELSRARSCWLYELMGYREWAQAHQIRGDGGMAYMGEVLKVNSMLIAPESLSNEQKEGYKAWLDEFVLGPLRDIDPWSFKKVIDSMKQQVKSISKQSMLEEELNG encoded by the coding sequence ATGAAATTTGATCTAAATGAAGCAATCCGTGATGTGTTAGATTTTCTGAAGACACATTGGAAGCCCTCATTAGCGAAGTATATTATTTGGCCGTCAATGACTGTAGGTTTAGCGTCGCTTAGTGTCCCTATATGGATTGATATTGCCAACTGGGTGTTAGTCCACCAGAATTTTTTCCCCGGTTATCAGTTTCCTCTTGCGCAGCCAAATTACCCTCTGGGAGCCTCCCTTATAATTTTAAGTGTTCTTGTTTATTTTCTTGATGTGTGGCTAAAGAAAAATAATGAGCTACCCAATCAATTAACCGAACTCCCATCACAAGTAGCCCATGAAATAACAAAACGTATGAAGAGTGCAGGATTTAATGCTCAGCATCTTCAAGACGAGAAAATAGAAAAACTTTCTCACGAAATTACCTTATTACGTTTTTTTGGATCTTTTCCTAAGGAAGAAAAAGCGACTGCTTTAGCAGAAAGCATTATTGATGGAGAGCTGTCCGGTGGTACCCCTCAAGCAAAAGCTAGGGCACTAGCGCTACTGGCAAGGTACGTGTGCATGGGGGAAAGAGTTGAGCAGGCGAAAAGCTGGTTATCAAGTTCTAAAAAACTGTGCCAAACGGAGGAGGCGGTAATAGCACAGGCCTTTTTTGATGCTATTGGATCGAACAATGTAGATGCGGCGTCTGGTTTGCTTAAGACAAGTAGCCCATCCAATTATGCCGCCTTCTTCATGATTACAAAAACAGTGGAGGGAAACGAAGCTGCTTTTGACTGGCTTGACGGTTCAGGTTTAAGTGTTCAGGACTTAGATAACGATGGAAAAGTCGTTTTAGTTTCTGCATTGCTGTCAGAACATCGATGGGAAAAGGCATTAGGTTTTGTGCAGGCGATAGGCGATGAGTCCTTGTCTATGTCTCCAGCGCTGGCTCAGATTTCTGCATTCACATTTTTGGTAAATGCAATTAAGGCCACTGAACTTCGCAAAATCGTAATGAATTCTGTTCCATTAGCGGCAGAGCGATTTCCGCTGGCAGATGATTCTGACTCTATAGTGCTTAGAAATCGCGCTGTTGATCTGTTTAAAGTTTGTTCTGAACTGGCGAGGCGTCTTGGTGCTGAAGATGTCGCGAATATGGCGGATAACTATGGGCTGTGGTTAGAGCTTAGAAACAGTGAAACACATGAGCAGGCAAAGGCTCAACTTCAGAGCTACTTCGTTAGTTACACTCAAAAAACTCTTGAGTATTTGCCACTGGCATTCGCGTTTGGAATTGATATTGATTTTGAGTCCATTGAAAAGGAAGTAAATAGGCAAACGGCACTAAGCTATTATAATGATCCAATTCTTGGTTTAGCCAGGTTTGTATTGGCACAAACAAAAAAACCAGTCTCGGCAGTAGTGGAGTATATCGTTCGCCACAGAGTTCAAATGGAGAGAGCGGTTAATCCCATTGCCATTAGCATGTTTGAAATAGAGGCATTGGCGCGTTCAGGATTGGTTGATGATGCAGAACTGCTCCTAAAAAAGATAGAGGGATCTGGTGCGCCTGATGCTGAAGTAAGGAATCTGCAAAATATTATTGAGTCGGCCAAGGGGGAAGATCCAGTTGCATTAGCTATAAGCCAATATCAACAAAGTAAAGCTACCAATGATCTTTCTCATTTGGTTAATTTACTGGAAAGAGAAAACGTTGGGGATAGATACTACTCATATTGTAAGGAGCTCTTTGATCGCACTGGCCAGGAATCTGATGCTATCAGAGTCTGTAATGCCGCCTCTTCGCTTGGGAAATTTTCTGAGCTTCATCAATTTCTGTCAGATAGGATGGATCTCGTCAAGATAAGTGAGGGGTTGCAGGCTCACTGGGCTTGGTCTTTATTTAGAAAAGGCGACCTAAGCGGCGCTCAACAACAGATTGCGTTGTTGAGGCAATCTAAATCACAACTGACTGATCTTAAAGCACTTGAAATCAATTTGGCCATATTCGGTGGTAACTGGGAATCTCTTAGCGTTTTTGTAGAGGATAGTTGGAATAGCCGGGAGGAATTGAAGGTTGATGATCTTTTGCATGCTGCCCAGTTGGCGAAGGCGGTTTTACCCGGTCGGGCAAGGCAAATAGTAGAGTACTGTACTGGAAAAAACACTGAAGACCCTAAGGTGTTAGCGGCATCATACCTTACGGCGACCATGATGGGCTGGGAGAACAATCAAGAAGCATCCGCATGGCTCAATAAGGCGATGGCTCTTTCCAATGATAATGGCCCATTGCATAGGGCTTCATTTGACGACTTAAAAGAGATGATGTCCGAGGCTAGGGAGAGAAATGAAAGAGTTTATAAGGCCTATTATGATGGTGATTCGCCCATTTTTACAGTGGCGGAGATATTAAACAGGACTATGTCTGACTTTTACCTAGTCCAGCCTCAGGAAAACAAAAGCGCGAAAGATATACGTCGGAAAAATTTGGTCCCAATATTTTCTGGGACAAGACCTGTGCAGATTATTGTTGGTAAGACGATTGCCATCGATGCCTCCAGTGCCATGGTTATGGAAAATATAGGGGTGCTACATTATTTATTAGATTGCTTCGAGAGCATTGTTATCCCTCACTCGTTCATGCGCTGGTTGTTTGAAGAAAAGCAAAAAGTTGCTTTTCACCAACCGAGCCAGATCGAAAAGGCAAAATATTTTGAGCGAATGGTATCTAACGGCAGAATTTCCGTTTTTCATCCTAAAACGATCAACAATCCGGGGTTGGTCCTGGATGTAGGTGATGAACTTGCTTATATGCTTGAGGAGGCACACGCTAGTCCTAAAAATGAGTTGCAGGCACTGGTGGTGTGCTCCAACCCTGTGTATAAGGTAGGTGGCTCCTTCAGGGAGGTGGAAGCAGACCTTTCTTCATTTCACCACAGTCTGATTTCATGTACGCAATTAATTAAAAAACTCGAAAGTCTGGCTGTAATAACGGAAGCTCAGTGTGTTAAAGCCTTAAACTACCTGCGCCAACACGAGAAAGAGTGGCCTACAGATATTGAAGTAGCAAGTGGTGCAAGATTGTATCTTGATTCACTGTCAATTACCTATTTGATGACAGTTGAAATGCTCGACAAGCTCAGTGATGCCGGATTCGACTTGTATGTATTTAAGGGGGAGCGTGATAGGTATAGATCGTTGGTAAACTACGATTCAATCATCGAACAGGCAGATTCGAAAATAGAAAATATAAGGAAAATATTATCTAATGGGCTCATGTCTGGGAAAGTACTCCTTGCTGAAATGCCGCTAAATCGAGAGCAAGTAGCTTCGTCTAAGAATAATTATGCTAGGCCAACAGAGGAACTTTTTGAGGCACTTAAAATATGCGATACAGCCTTGATCGATGATCGATTTATGAACAAGTATCAAAATATTACATTTGATGGAAGAACCGCACCTATTTATACATCATTAGATTTTATTGAGACTCTACACCATAAAGGGATTATTTCTCAAGAACAGAAGCTTGATGCCAGAACATCACTTCGGGAATTTGGGTTTGAGTTTGTAGGCATTTCTGCTGAAGAGCTTGAATATCATCTAAATCACTCGGTCATTTCAAATGGCGAGTTTAAACCAACTAAACAGCTAAGACTGATAAGAGAAAATCTGCTTTTGATCAGGATTAGTGGTCTGGTTCAGCTCCCGCGAGATGCGCAGTGGCTACACGAAACAATGAAAATGATTGCAGAAACCATAATGGCTCAGTGGTCGGCTGATATCCCACTTGAACTGAGCCGTGCGAGATCCTGCTGGCTTTATGAGCTGATGGGCTATCGGGAGTGGGCTCAGGCCCACCAAATAAGGGGCGATGGAGGGATGGCCTATATGGGTGAGGTTTTAAAGGTGAATTCCATGTTGATCGCACCGGAGTCTTTATCTAATGAGCAAAAGGAAGGCTACAAAGCATGGTTAGATGAGTTTGTTCTGGGGCCGCTGAGGGATATCGACCCCTGGAGTTTTAAAAAAGTGATTGACTCTATGAAGCAACAGGTTAAAAGCATTTCTAAGCAATCAATGTTGGAGGAAGAGCTGAATGGCTAA
- the pilL2 gene encoding PFGI-1 class ICE element type IV pilus protein PilL2, which produces MKKTILVSSLAALMLTGCITQQPLQQRDISPVTPSVTVNRNVQPISPDAYGPAPEVVRYDRYLLVSTDPAAVQRDPLSQIIDIRIPASVKPTVADALRYALRQSGYSLCATGPANGVLYRQALPAVQYQLGPMRLRTALQVLAGPAWQLEVDDVQRVVCHSLRDGYQLPATQLPSVTVAPSARPAATFIAPQAVNAVPATGGWLKK; this is translated from the coding sequence ATGAAAAAAACAATTCTCGTCTCTTCCCTGGCAGCACTCATGCTGACCGGGTGCATTACTCAGCAACCTTTGCAGCAGCGTGATATTTCCCCTGTTACGCCGTCTGTCACCGTCAATCGCAATGTCCAACCGATCAGCCCGGATGCCTACGGGCCGGCGCCGGAGGTGGTGCGCTACGACCGTTATTTACTGGTCAGCACTGACCCCGCGGCTGTTCAGCGTGATCCGCTCTCGCAAATCATCGATATCCGTATTCCAGCGTCAGTAAAACCGACGGTGGCGGATGCGTTGCGTTATGCGCTGCGCCAGTCGGGTTATTCCCTGTGCGCGACCGGACCGGCAAACGGCGTGTTGTACCGCCAGGCGTTGCCGGCGGTGCAGTACCAACTGGGGCCGATGCGTTTGCGTACCGCGCTGCAGGTACTGGCAGGCCCCGCGTGGCAGCTCGAGGTCGACGACGTGCAGCGTGTTGTCTGCCACAGCCTGCGTGATGGCTATCAGTTGCCAGCCACACAGCTTCCGTCAGTGACGGTGGCACCATCAGCACGTCCTGCGGCGACGTTCATTGCGCCTCAAGCCGTTAACGCGGTACCGGCAACCGGCGGGTGGTTGAAAAAATGA
- a CDS encoding DUF4160 domain-containing protein has protein sequence MPTILRVGGFRFYFYSHEPNEPAHVHIDKGNATAKIWLHDVSIARSVGFASHELRILQRLVTEHRTLLQEAWDAYFTQ, from the coding sequence ATGCCGACAATACTTAGAGTAGGTGGTTTTCGCTTTTACTTTTACAGTCATGAACCTAACGAACCGGCGCATGTCCATATTGATAAGGGCAATGCAACCGCTAAAATATGGTTACATGATGTCAGTATTGCGCGTAGTGTGGGATTTGCATCACATGAACTACGTATACTGCAGCGTCTGGTGACTGAACATCGGACACTTTTACAGGAGGCCTGGGATGCTTACTTTACGCAATGA
- a CDS encoding TIGR03759 family integrating conjugative element protein, whose product MKLKYSVIALVLLSPLSQAAQQTTIESSQSTLSQLQQSQANKTAEQGKQWGLSGEEYQRYQQLMEGPRGTQSPGLDPLTALGIEAQSDAERKKYAEQWVKQEFVRTEKELKFQREVDAAWQRLGVLPVNMGNAAGIAHDTGGRLALFVKAKDCGQCDARLAAVLADNRPVDIYLVDSKGNDSLLRDWARAHHIPIDKVRARQITLNHDGGRWMKFGNGLMPVVLQQGENGWTLAAF is encoded by the coding sequence ATGAAACTGAAATACAGCGTGATAGCCCTGGTGCTACTGAGTCCGTTATCACAGGCGGCGCAGCAGACGACCATCGAGAGCAGCCAGTCTACCCTGAGCCAGCTTCAGCAGAGCCAGGCCAACAAAACGGCTGAGCAGGGCAAGCAGTGGGGCCTCAGTGGGGAAGAGTACCAGCGTTACCAGCAGTTGATGGAAGGCCCCCGCGGGACCCAATCCCCCGGACTTGATCCATTAACCGCCCTTGGTATTGAGGCTCAGAGCGATGCCGAACGCAAAAAGTACGCCGAGCAGTGGGTAAAACAAGAGTTTGTCCGCACAGAGAAAGAACTCAAGTTCCAGCGTGAGGTGGATGCGGCCTGGCAGCGCCTCGGCGTATTGCCGGTCAACATGGGCAATGCGGCCGGTATTGCCCACGATACCGGTGGGCGGCTGGCGCTGTTCGTGAAAGCGAAGGACTGCGGTCAGTGTGATGCGCGACTGGCGGCTGTGCTGGCAGATAACCGGCCGGTCGACATTTACCTGGTCGACAGCAAGGGCAATGACAGCTTGCTGCGTGACTGGGCTCGGGCGCATCACATTCCCATCGACAAGGTACGCGCACGTCAAATTACGTTGAATCACGACGGTGGCCGCTGGATGAAGTTCGGCAACGGTCTGATGCCTGTGGTGCTGCAGCAAGGGGAAAACGGATGGACACTCGCCGCGTTCTGA
- a CDS encoding protein kinase, protein MVKRFRRMSDSDINTIVADLDRWALGELGSKLTWVVLEERFGFSRQSLQAKSEIKAAYDNAKRALSGGLVKTKEQAAKEAEVLQVEVDRLKAELEAYKRKEAQWLRRWQQIAFHVRQKGIQMTNVDKAPLEGAELPSNTETAQILRPFDKEIPPLGRV, encoded by the coding sequence ATGGTTAAGCGCTTCAGACGAATGTCCGACAGTGATATCAATACAATCGTTGCCGATTTGGATCGCTGGGCACTGGGCGAGCTTGGGTCAAAACTTACCTGGGTGGTGCTAGAAGAGCGCTTTGGCTTTAGTCGCCAGTCGCTCCAGGCTAAATCCGAGATCAAAGCCGCTTATGATAACGCTAAACGAGCACTGTCGGGCGGTTTGGTGAAAACCAAAGAGCAAGCCGCTAAAGAGGCTGAGGTGCTTCAGGTGGAGGTAGATCGCCTCAAGGCTGAGTTGGAGGCCTACAAGCGAAAAGAAGCTCAATGGCTGCGCCGCTGGCAGCAAATCGCCTTCCACGTACGGCAGAAAGGCATACAAATGACTAATGTTGATAAAGCCCCGCTAGAAGGAGCTGAGCTGCCTTCTAATACTGAAACTGCGCAAATCCTCCGGCCGTTTGACAAAGAAATTCCACCTTTAGGGAGAGTTTAA
- a CDS encoding DUF2442 domain-containing protein, translating to MLTLRNENDLRVMNVRIDDDRLSVDLMDGRTISAPLAWYPRLAAGTPAQRDNWELCGAGMGIHWPDLDEDLSTEGLLMGAKGISRTPSLS from the coding sequence ATGCTTACTTTACGCAATGAAAATGATCTGCGTGTAATGAATGTCCGCATCGATGATGACCGTTTGTCGGTTGATTTGATGGATGGCCGTACTATTTCGGCACCGTTAGCCTGGTATCCCCGGCTTGCGGCTGGTACGCCAGCGCAACGGGATAACTGGGAGCTCTGCGGGGCTGGAATGGGTATACACTGGCCAGATCTGGATGAGGACTTAAGTACGGAAGGGTTATTGATGGGGGCAAAAGGCATTAGCCGTACCCCTTCATTATCCTGA
- a CDS encoding ATP synthase mitochondrial F1 complex assembly factor 1 encodes MTEHNEEMLPMTPAKKGLLQSQTFWGATACVVVVLVAGLGGTGAIKHIDQRIAQLEQAQKALAPQDGMNAMADMVQTQAKQLQSLAERQDSLTRQMGELTPTNGLPEKLEQQLQAQQVELNALKDSIESVKKSATEKPAPTVSPSTSVPAAPSATAKITPKHKPTPMTASPCNAVPRVARKAPFVLTGVEQRGTSAFAAVAPQGFSDLSQVRLIGEGESVAGWTLVSAGYGQATFRVNGRLQTVSAQ; translated from the coding sequence ATGACAGAACATAATGAAGAAATGCTACCGATGACACCGGCCAAAAAAGGGTTGCTGCAAAGCCAAACCTTTTGGGGGGCAACGGCCTGTGTCGTTGTCGTCCTGGTTGCAGGTCTCGGCGGTACAGGGGCTATCAAGCATATCGACCAGCGTATTGCCCAGCTTGAGCAGGCACAGAAAGCACTGGCGCCGCAGGATGGCATGAACGCTATGGCCGATATGGTGCAGACGCAGGCAAAACAGCTTCAAAGCCTGGCTGAACGCCAGGATTCGCTGACGCGACAGATGGGTGAGCTGACGCCAACCAATGGGTTACCAGAAAAACTGGAGCAGCAGCTGCAGGCTCAACAGGTTGAGCTGAATGCGCTGAAAGACAGCATTGAGTCCGTGAAAAAGTCAGCGACTGAAAAGCCGGCACCGACTGTGTCGCCATCAACGTCCGTACCTGCGGCCCCTTCAGCCACCGCCAAAATCACCCCAAAGCATAAACCTACACCGATGACCGCTTCCCCGTGTAATGCGGTACCCCGTGTGGCGCGCAAAGCGCCATTCGTGTTGACCGGGGTGGAACAGCGTGGGACATCGGCCTTTGCGGCTGTGGCACCGCAAGGATTCAGTGATTTGTCGCAGGTGCGGTTAATCGGCGAGGGTGAGTCGGTCGCCGGCTGGACCCTGGTCAGTGCCGGCTACGGGCAGGCGACGTTTCGTGTGAACGGTCGCCTGCAGACCGTCAGCGCCCAATAA
- a CDS encoding transglycosylase SLT domain-containing protein yields the protein MDTRRVLTRGLLPLFALLSVLAGGAVHAATQQVPSGYREVALRHGVPPESLYSVALAETSMAPKSIVSVTRGAGPAPDVERPWPWTINVAGKGYRYASRLQAWEALQRFLKTHPRKRIDVGIAQVNLGWNGHHFTSTWEAFDPYTNLNAAAAILRECYDRNPGSWLVAAGCYHHPAGGAPAARYKSIVSGKLARLNGRASAPVRVTSTTPVPTALPAQTVALTWIEPRSQ from the coding sequence ATGGACACTCGCCGCGTTCTGACTCGGGGGCTATTGCCCCTCTTTGCCCTCCTCAGCGTTCTGGCAGGGGGCGCTGTTCATGCTGCCACTCAACAGGTCCCTTCCGGCTATCGGGAGGTGGCGCTGCGTCACGGGGTTCCTCCGGAGTCCCTGTATTCGGTGGCGCTGGCCGAGACATCGATGGCGCCGAAAAGCATTGTCTCGGTGACCCGCGGGGCCGGTCCGGCCCCGGATGTTGAGCGTCCCTGGCCCTGGACCATCAATGTTGCCGGCAAAGGGTATCGCTACGCCAGCCGCCTGCAGGCCTGGGAAGCCCTGCAGCGCTTTTTGAAAACACATCCTCGCAAACGCATCGATGTCGGGATTGCCCAGGTCAATCTGGGCTGGAACGGCCATCACTTCACGTCGACCTGGGAGGCGTTTGATCCGTACACCAATCTCAACGCGGCGGCGGCCATCCTGCGGGAATGCTATGACCGCAACCCCGGTAGCTGGCTGGTTGCTGCCGGGTGTTACCACCACCCGGCCGGCGGTGCGCCCGCTGCCCGTTATAAATCCATCGTGAGCGGCAAGCTGGCACGCCTCAACGGCAGGGCGTCCGCCCCGGTCCGGGTGACCAGTACAACCCCAGTACCCACGGCGTTACCGGCACAAACGGTGGCGCTGACCTGGATTGAGCCACGGAGCCAATAA